A single genomic interval of Picosynechococcus sp. PCC 7003 harbors:
- a CDS encoding class I SAM-dependent methyltransferase, whose amino-acid sequence MTRSSLSLDAPLYDYLLRISLKEHPVLQELREITAQHPAARMQIAPEQGQLMAWLVQLMGAKKTLDIGVFTGYSALVVALALPEDGKVIACDRDPRPTAIAQTYWEKAGVAEKIELRLAPALETLDSLLADDQAGTFDFAFIDADKGNYLNYFERSLKLLRVGGVIAVDNVLWSGRVADPADQDKRTEKIRAFNEALYNDPRICLTVLPVADGLTLACKL is encoded by the coding sequence ATGACCCGTAGTAGCCTGTCCCTCGACGCCCCTCTATACGATTATCTCCTCCGCATTTCCCTCAAAGAGCATCCCGTTCTCCAAGAATTGCGGGAAATCACCGCCCAACACCCAGCGGCCCGGATGCAGATCGCCCCGGAACAAGGTCAGTTGATGGCCTGGCTCGTGCAACTGATGGGGGCAAAAAAGACTTTAGATATCGGCGTTTTCACAGGCTATAGTGCCCTAGTTGTTGCCCTAGCGCTGCCGGAAGACGGGAAAGTAATTGCTTGCGATCGCGATCCAAGACCCACGGCGATCGCCCAAACCTATTGGGAAAAAGCAGGGGTCGCCGAAAAAATTGAACTCCGCCTTGCCCCGGCCCTCGAAACCCTAGATTCTCTGCTGGCAGATGACCAAGCGGGTACCTTTGATTTTGCCTTTATTGACGCGGATAAAGGGAACTACCTGAATTATTTTGAGCGGTCTCTCAAACTATTACGGGTCGGTGGCGTCATTGCAGTGGATAATGTGTTGTGGTCGGGGCGGGTGGCCGATCCAGCGGATCAAGACAAACGTACAGAAAAAATTCGCGCCTTTAATGAAGCTTTGTATAACGACCCACGTATTTGTTTAACGGTATTGCCCGTGGCCGATGGTCTGACCCTCGCCTGCAAACTCTAA